The proteins below come from a single Dermatophagoides farinae isolate YC_2012a chromosome 7, ASM2471394v1, whole genome shotgun sequence genomic window:
- the LOC124497033 gene encoding chitin synthase chs-2 isoform X2 produces MNRKKFGSFSPTPIIVDQNPTIIHNDDGSINSFGSDSNHRRYSTQLQPINEENGSNKSSPTIPSGQYLNLQQSIKSGTSKMIGNGRSIVVPNSTNNLDQNGKGFTNPAYDNYGDTDESDSYDETTINELQQQQQQRHQPMYANNNAKRMARQVSFDPETPNHKNQSKISQPFSDRTKVKKTNSNDSIKSGSDKDGNNNQSNNKQETKEKPPEWDRFITEPPPDEDETQKSEWVEVAIRWLKLFAYFFTFIMVLLLSVCSKTLILLMTSMINVNHTVTICNNDDHFEIDPPLDHDKPYNVVYHRDSITRIAWVWSLYFAAISPYFFAFGRSVRITYFKKFKFPKIQTMLTVFVAETLHCIGLSIFLFILLPEMDVIRGAMIMNSVCFLPSVIRLLVDPPPPPKQLDLPFSLDIRQSFQSTDGSSIFEDSFSDEFEDSTGRAKSKFEHLKLAYNRWLAWINFSLQTLLIICWTAISAYDNYKYNECEHFYLIPIAMILVSFEWWENYVVPDAMKKFSMFLSNAKNDLTKSRYFVFAVISPWKILFIFALMIMNEHYGNGSDTTRMIFKNFTDSFQSDIVSIIRDKTNFGGHVILDTDQHELHVDTALWPVWILVAHVFITYLAYAFAKFTCKVCFQSISFAVPLCLTVPCTVSVLWALNSIALQDKCQLVSIFKPFQYIFFNEEETHVFKFNWYNAIVAFIWMISFINQVLNTLHIWKETSERLASTEQLFVSPMYNTVMIDQSLLMNRRCLKLIYAPEDEDRGEESTTNKDVEQQQSKIDTKDPLKPQVNLENKLDGELPRTSYNPMYDWNNHVDGMMNQSKSSENNIEDDWTKDWRRVCEIMGVEEDSIDAKTDPADDETIRIYICATMWHEDENEMFQMLKAVMRLDYEQGLRRIAKKEFGDAVKKTIYEMEVNIFFDDAFEQGKGDDVDDRVINRFVEQLIDTIGGSANQVFGKNLDLEPPTIVPTPYGGKLIWKMPMGTNRLIAHIKDKDLIRHRKRWSQCMYMYYLLGYRLAARKDLDIKRRKTIMNNTFVLALDGDINFRPAAVDLVVDLMKKNDNLGAACGRIHPIGSGPIVWYQKFEYAMGHWLQKATEHVIGCVLCSPGCFSLFRARALMDKSIMNKYTTKPTQAQHYVQYDQGEDRWLCTLLLQRGWRIEYCAASDSYTHAPEGFAEFYTQRRRWGPSTMANILDLLGDYKQTVKANDNISYLYIIYQAFLMLGTIISPGTIFLMVVSAMNTVMGLTTEMSLIYNMIPLLLFLFVCLQFEDNNIKISFATVLSVIYALLMLAVLVGTGIDMYTKGFFSPNSLFFSAMMGSFIVAAVLHPQEFACVIPLPIYMLFIPSMYMLLTIYSITNMNVVSWGTREVKSKLSAKELAKQKEEEEARAKAAAAAKKKGNFLNLDTFGSSKNGLFTCMCCSGTNESSVDETMGVDIKDIKLHMKEMAKLISKESKSDHNSERDGNDQNTNAENENKNSEGEQHNQQQQQKSDNNDKRQGDANKNSSGEHICRRSPPTTRIGSFQKPRWVRSNSRLNSWPIRNIPGREEEFWKKMIAKYLYPLDEDLKEKDRISSELADLRNKFVFAFSFVNIIFILFVFMLQIHKDVFGIDVPVGTNGTTEIRNEDEDRIEHVNNIVYTRMDPINLTLVIFFGAILIIQCIGMFIHRFGTLAHLLAYTEIREKKKQIDYSSLVAQLIREKSRRNGRRRRRRHYLNKVKDRISDSNLTTDDEKYKTDDDGKGSMKSSDTDDVKPSEYGNVFGEVMQNLKSDQSRIEKIPKMIRKNTKHAIRKHEQHLQQMQNKIHRDSIHSAISAFGLERDSSNASSYAHHRRLFHTNSNQSAMSQQTVIEQPSQWTNNRPMTTFSTNQTNGTMTMNSPTNIRNRTDTLTSDEEISQL; encoded by the exons atgaatcgaaaaaaattcggttCATTTTCACCAACACCAATTATAGTTGATCAAAATCCAACAATtattcacaatgatgatggttctaTCAATTCTTTTGGTAGTGATTCCAATCATCGTCGTTATTCAACTCAACTTCAACCaatcaatgaagaaaatggttcaaataaatcatcaccaacaataCCATCTGGACAATATTTAAATcttcaacaatcaatcaaaagcGGTACTTCGAAAATGATCGGTAATGGCCGTTCAATTGTTGTTCCAAATTCAACCAATAATCTTGATCAGAATGGAAAAGGTTTTACGAATCCAGCATATGATAATTACGGTGATACAGATGAAAGTGACAGTTACGATGAAACAACTATCAAtgaactacaacaacaacaacaacaacgtcatCAACCCATGTATGCTAACAATAATGCAAAACGTATGGCACGACAAGTATCGTTCGATCCGGAAACAccaaatcataaaaatcaatcgaaaattaGCCAACCATTTTCAGATCGAACGaaagtcaaaaaaacaaattcaaatgattcaataaaatcGGGTTCAGATAAAGATggaaacaataatcaatcgaacaataaacaagaaacaaaagaaaaaccgcCTGAATGGGATCGTTTCATAACGGAACCACCACCGGATGAAGATGAAACACAAAAAAGTGAATGGGTTGAAGTGGCTATTCGATGGTTAAAATTATTTGCATATTTCTTTACATTCATCAtggtattattattgtctgTCTGTTCGAAAACATTGATACTTTTGATGACATCGATGATAAACGTCAATCATACAGTCACTatttgtaataatgatgatcattttgaaattgaccCACCATTGGATCATGATAAACCATATAATGTAGTTTATCATAGGGATTCAATCACAAGAATTGCTTGGGTATGGTCATTATATTTTGCTGCAATTTCaccatatttttttgcatttggTCGAAGTGTTCGTATTACTTATTTTAAAAAGtttaaatttccaaaaattcAGACCATGTTAACG GTATTTGTCGCCGAAACTCTTCATTGTATTGGATtgtcaatatttttgtttatattgcTACCTGAAATGGATGTTATACGTGGTGCAATGATCATGAATAGTGTTTGTTTCCTTCCGAGTGTTATACGTTTGTTGGTGGatccaccaccgccaccaaaACAACTGGATTTACCTTTTAGTCTTGATATACGGcaatcatttcaatcgaCAGATGGATCAAGTATTTTTGAGGATTCATTTAGCGATGAATTTGAAGATTCAACTGGCCGAgctaaatcaaaatttgaacatTTAAAATTAGCCTATAATCGATGGTTAGCatggatcaatttttctttacaaaCATTGCTTATAATCTGCTGGACAGCAATCAGTGcttatgataattataaatataatgaatgtgAACATTTTTATCTCATTCCGATTGCTATGATTCTGG TTTCGTTTGAATGGTGGGAAAATTATGTTGTACCGgatgcaatgaaaaaattttcaatgtttttaagCAATgctaaaaatgatttaacCAAAAGtcgatattttgttttcgccGTAATTTCACcatggaaaattttatttatatttgcattgatgataatgaatgaacattATGGTAATGGTTCGGATACAACACGTAtgatatttaaaaattttaccGATTCTTTTCAATCGGATATTGTTTCGATTATTCGtgataaaacaaattttggTGGACATGTTATATTGGATACCGATCAACATGAACTACATGTTGATACAGCATTATGGCCCGTTTGGATTCTTGTGGCACATGTTTTCATAACATATTTAGCATATGCATTTGCCAAATTTACATGCAAAGTTTGTTTCCAATCAATCAGTTTTGCTGTTCCGCTTTGTCTTACTGTACCATGTACCGTATCCGTATTATGGGCATTGAATAGTATTGCACTTCAAGATAAATGTCAATTAGTATCGATATTTAAAccatttcaatatattttctttaatgaagaagaaacacatgtattcaaatttaattggTACAATGCTATCGTTGCATTTATATGGATGATAAGTTTTATTAATCAAGTGTTGAATACTTTACATATCTGGAAAGAAACAAGTGAACGATTAGCATCAACAGAACAATTGTTTGTTAGTCCAATGTACAATACTgtaatgattgatcaatcactTTTAATGAATCGTCGATGtttaaaattaatatatGCACCAGAAGATGAAGATCGTGGTgaagaatcaacaacaaacaaagatgttgaacaacaacaatctaaGATCGATACAAAAGATCCATTGAAACCGCAAGTAAATCTAGAAAATAAATTGGATGGAGAATTACCTCGTACATCATATAATCCGATGTATGATTGGAATAATCATGTAGATGgtatgatgaatcaatcaaaatcatcagaaAACAATATCGAAGATGATTGGACTAAGGATTGGCGCCGTGTTTGTGAGATTATGGGCGTTGAAGAAGATTCGATTGATGCCAAAACAGATCCAGCTGACGATGAAACGATTAGAATTTATATCTGTGCAACTATGTGgcatgaagatgaaaatgaaatgtttcaaatgttgAAAGCTGTTATGCGTTTGGATTATGAACAAGGATTGCGACGAATAgccaaaaaagaatttggtGATGCCGTTAAGAAAACAATCTACGAGATGGAGGTGAACATTTTCTTCGATGATGCATTCGAACAAGGTAAAGGTGATGATGTAGATGATCGAGTCATCAATCGTTTTGTTGAACAATTAATCGATACGATCGGTGGATCTGCCAATCAAGTTTTTGGTAAGAATTTGGATCTTGAACCACCTACTATTGTGCCGACACCGTATGGTGGAAAGTTGATTTGGAAAATGCCAATGGGAACCAATCGATTGATAGCACATATAAAAGATAAGGATTTAATTCGTCACCGAAAACGTTGGAGCCAGTGCATGTACATGTATTATCTATTGGGTTATCGTTTGGCTGCTCGAAAAGATTTGGATataaaacgaagaaaaaccATAATGAACAATACTTTTGTTTTGGCTTTGGATGGTGATATTAATTTTCGACCAGCAGCTGTTGATCTGGTTGTTGAtctaatgaaaaagaatgataATCTTGGTGCAGCTTGTGGAAGAATTCATCCGATCGGATCAGGTCCAATTGTTTGGTATCAAAAATTCGAATATGCTATGGGCCATTGGTTGCAAAAAGCTACCGAACATGTAATCGGTTGTGTTCTATGTTCTCCtggttgtttttcattatttcgtGCTCGTGCATTGATGGATAAATCTATCatgaataaatatacaaCTAAACCAACACAAGCTCAACATTATGTCCAATATGATCAAGGTGAAGATCGATGGCTTTGTACTCTATTGTTACAACGTGGTTGGCGTATTGAATATTGTGCTGCTTCCGATTCATATACTCATGCACCGGAAGGTTTTGCTGAATTCTATACACAACGTCGTCGATGGGGTCCATCAACTATGGCCAATATTCTCGATCTACTAGGCGATTATAAACAAACGGTCAAAGCAAATGATAACATTTCATATTTGTATATTATATATCAGGCATTTTTGATGCTCGGTACGATAATATCACCTGGTACAATTTTCTTAATGGTTGTTTCAGCTATGAATACTGTAATGGGATTAACAACCGAAATGTCACTCATTTACAATATGAtaccattgttattatttttgtttgtttgtcttcaATTCGAAGACAATAATATCAAGATTTCATTTGCAACGGTATTATCGGTGATCTATGCATTGTTAATGTTAGCTGTTTTGGTTGGCACTGGAATCGATATGTACACGAAAGGTTTTTTCTCGCCAAATTCACTTTTCTTCTCAGCTATGATGGGAAGTTTTATTGTGGCTGCTGTATTACATCCACAAGAATTTGCTTGCGTCATTCCTTTACCTATTTATATGCTATTCATACCGAGCATGTACATGTTGTTGACCATCTATTCTATAACCAATATGAATGTCGTTTCGTGGGGTACACGTGAagtgaaatcaaaattatcagcAAAAGAATTGGCtaaacaaaaagaagaagaagaagccCGAGCAAaagctgctgctgcagctAAAAAGAAAGgcaattttttgaatttagatACATTTGGATCCAGCAAGAATGGCCTATTCACATGTATGTGTTGTTCCGGTACGAATGAATCATCCGTCGATGAAACAATGGGTGTCGATATAAAAGATATAAAATTACATATGAAAGAAATGGCTAAATTGATCAGTAAAGAATCCAAATCAGATCATAATTCAGAAAGGGATggtaatgatcaaaatacTAATgcggaaaatgaaaataaaaatagtgaAGGCGAACAACATaaccaacaacagcaacaaaaatcgGATAACAATGATAAACGACAAGGCGATgcgaataaaaattcatctgGTGAACATATATGTAGACGATCGCCGCCAACAACTCGAATTGGAAGTTTTCAAAAACCTCGATGGGTACGAAGTAATTCTCGACTAAATTCATGGCCTATTCGAAATATACCTGGACGTGAGGAAGAATTTTGGAAGAAAATGATCGCTAAATATCTTTATCCATTGGATGAAGATCTAAAGGAAAAAGATCGTATCAGTTCAGAATTGGCCGATCTTCGtaataaatttgtttttgctttctCATTTGTcaatataattttcattttgtttgtattcatGTTACAAATCCATAAAGATGTATTCGGTATCGATGTACCAGTTGGAACGAATGGAACTACGGAAATTCGTAACGAAGATGAAGATCGTATTGAACATGTTAATAATATTGTTTACACTCGAATGGATCCAATCAATTTGACTTTGGTTATCTTTTTCGGTGCTATTCTGATCATTCAATGTATTG GTATGTTTATACACCGTTTTGGAACTTTGGCACATCTATTGGCATATACGGAAATtcgagaaaagaaaaaacaaattgattattcTTCATTGGTTGCACAATTAATCAGAGAAAAAAGCCGAAGAAATGGACGAAGAAGACGTCGAAGACATTATTTAAACAAAGTAAAGGATAGAATATCCGATTCTAATTTGACCACCGATGATGAGAAATATaaaaccgatgatgatggtaaaggTTCAATGAAATCAAGTGATACTGATGATGTCAAACCCAGTGAATATGGTAATGTTTTTGGTGAAGTGATGCAAAATCTTAAATCTG ATCAATCacgaattgaaaaaattccaaaaatgaTACGTAAAAATACTAAACATGCAATCAGAAAACATGAACAACATTTACAACAaatgcaaaataaaattcatcgtGATTCAATACATTCGGCAATATCGGCTTTTGGATTAGAACGAGATTCAAGCAATGCTAGCTCTTATGCCCATCATCGACGTTTGTTTCATacgaattcaaatcaatcggCTATGTCACAACAGACAGTCATTGAACAGCCATCACAATGGACAAATAATCGACCTATGACCACATTTTCTACCAATCAAACGAATggaacaatgacaatgaattcTCCTACTAATATACGTAATCGAACGGATACATTAACTAGTGATGAAGAAATCAGTcaactataa